From a single Vicugna pacos chromosome 4, VicPac4, whole genome shotgun sequence genomic region:
- the OSTF1 gene encoding osteoclast-stimulating factor 1, protein MSKPPPPKPVKPGQVKVFRALYTFEPRTPDELYFEEGDIIYITDMSDTNWWKGTSKGRTGLIPSNYVAEQAESIDNPLHEAAKRGNLSWLRECLDNRVGVNGLDKAGSTALYWACHGGHKDIVEMLFTQPNIELNQQNKLGDTALHAAAWKGYADIVQLLLAKGARTDLRNNEKKLALDMATNAACASLLKKKQGTDAVRTLSNAEDYLDDEDSD, encoded by the exons GGCAAGTTAAAGTGTTCAGAGCTCTTTATACGTTTGAACCCAGAACT ccagATGAATTGTACTTTGAAGAAGGTGATATTATCTACATTACTGACATG AGTGATACCAATTGGTGGAAAGGCACCTCCAAAGGCAGGACTGGACTAATCCCGAGCAACTACG TGGCTGAGCAGGCAGAATCCATTGACAATCCATTGCATGAAGCTGCAAAAAGAG gCAACTTGAGCTGGTTGAGAGAGTGTTTGGACAACCGAGTCGGTGTTAATGGCTTAGACAAAGCTGGAAGCACTGCCTTATACTGGGCTTGTCACGGAGGTCACAAAG ATATAGTGGAAATGCTGTTTACTCAGCCAAATATTGAATTGAACCAACAG AACAAGTTGGGAGACACAGCTTTGCACGCTGCTGCCTGGAAGGGTTATGCAGATATTGTCCAGTTGCTTCTGGCAAAAG GTGCTAGAACAGACTTAAGAAACAACGAGAAGAAACTGGCCCTGGACATGGCTACGAATGCTGCCTGTGCATCTCTCCTGAAAAAGAAACAGGGAACAG ATGCAGTTCGAACGTTAAGCAATGCCGAGGACTATCTTGATGATGAAGACTCAGATTAA